A window of Helicobacter pylori genomic DNA:
AAGGCGATGAGCCTGGAGGGTTTAATGCAACTAATTTGTTTTTAATGCACTATAGCGTTTTAAAAGGCTTGGTTGAGGTGGTTCCGGTATTGAATAAGCCTTCCATGTTAAGAAATCATAGGGGCTTGTATGGGGATATGAACCGCAAATTTGCCGTTTTAGACAAGAATGACCCCGAATACCCCACTATCCAAGAAATTAAATCTTTGATTGTAAAACCCACTATAGACGCTATTTTGCACTTGCATGATGGCGGTGGGTATTATCGCCCTAATTATATTGATGCGATGCTTAACCCTAAGCGCTGGGGGAATTGTTTTATTATTGACCAAGATGAGGTTAAGGGGGCGAAATTCCCTAATTTGCTCACTTTTGCAAACAATACGATTAATAGCATTAACGCCCATTTATTGCACCCCATTGAAAAATACCATTTAAAAAACACGCATACCGCGCAAGGCGATACAGAAATGCAAAAAGCCCTAACTTTTTATGCGATCAACCACCAAAAGAGCGCTTTTGCCAATGAAGCCAGCAAAGAACTCCCTTTAGCATCAAGAGTGTTTTACCATTTGCAAGCCATTGAGGGCTTACTCAATCAGCTTAATATCCCTTTTGAGCGCGATTTTGAGCTTAACCCTAGCAGCGTGCATGCTCTTATTAATGATAAAAGTTTGTGGGCAAAAATCAGCTCTCTACCCAAAATACCCCTTTTTAACTTACGCCCCAAACTCAACCATTTCCCTTTACCCCACAACACTAAAATCCCACAAATCCCCATAGAGAGCAACGCTTACATTGTAGGGCTAGTCAAAAACAAGCAAGAAGTGTTTTTAAAATACGGCAACAAGCTCATGACACGATTATCGCCTTTTTACATAGAGTTTGACCATTCTTTAGAAGCAGTGAAAATGCAAATTGACAATAAGGATCAAATGGTTAAGATAGGGAGCGTGGTTGAAGTGAAAGAGAGTTTTTATATCCATGCTCTGGATAATATCCGCGCGAATGTGATTGGCTTTAGCGTTTCTAATGAAAGTAAGCCTAATGAAACGGGCTATACGATTAAATTTAAAGATTTTCAAAAACGCTTTTCATTAGACAAGCAAGAAAAAATCTATCGCATAGAATTTTATAAAAATGATGCGTTTAGCGGGATGATTTTAGTGAAATTTGTGTGAATACGGATAAATCTCATTGCATTTTAATCTTCAAGGGTTTTGGTATTTTTCGCTTTAAACGAATAGGCGTTTTTAGCTTGATTTATTTCTAGCGTGTTGTCTTTGATTGTCAAATTAAAATTAGAATTTTTAATCAGGTCAAAAAGCGGTTTTTGATAGTAGAGGGTGGTGGTGTAGGTTTTATCATCAAGCGTTAGCTCAATCATATCGCTTGCATGGTTATAGTTTGCGATTAAGGCGTATTTTCGCTCTCTTTTATCCGTTATTTCTATGGATAGGGTCTCGGTGAAAAGATCCTTTTTAACAAAGCGTTTGATGATTTCTCTTTTCAATCATTTAAAAACAATAACATGTTTTGTTTTTAAGCGTAGGGTGATTTGAAAGGGGTAAATTTTAGTTTTAAAATCATTTGCTTTGATCAATCTAAAAGTGTCTTTAGCCGCTAACAATCTTTCTTGAAAATTTTCATGCTCGGTTTTAGCGCTATAGGTGTTCCTTTTTGTTTTTAAAAATATCAAATCATCTTGCAACTCAAACACAAACCTCTTTTTGAATTTCGCACCATTTTCTAAAGATTTATTTTCTGTTTTGTCTCTTTGGATTTCATCGCCCAAACTCATGGCTTTGCTTACCTTGTCGGTTAGCTTTTCTCTCAAGTAGTTGTTTTGCTCCGTAAAAACAAACCGATAAAACTCGGGCTTGTTGCCAAAAAACAAATCTTCCACTTTCTCATCAGTCTTACTCACCATGTGCTTGATAAAATCCTCTTCTAAGCTCGTCTCCGCTTGCGCAATCTCTCGCTTTAAGGCTTCTAGCTCGATCTCTTTTTCTTTGATACCCATGCTTATCCTTTGCTTATTGATTTGAAAACAATACAAAAAGCGAAAAAATTTTTAAGGGTTAGGTTTTAGTGAAAAAATCTAACCCTATTTTTTATTTCATTCTTTTTTAGAGCTTCAAAATGCAAAAACCTGCAAGATTAAACCCAACGCATTTATTTATATCAAACCACCCCTATATCAAACCACCTCTTGCCCAGCGTCCAATAAGGCTTCTTTAATCAAATCCTGTGTCGCCGGGGCGTCAAATTCTACGATCACGCTCTTTTTTTCCACGCTCACATCAATCAAATTCACGCCTTCAATTTCGCCCACAAATTTTTCAATTTTATCCACGCAATGATTGCAAGTAATGCTTGGCACTTGAAAAGTTACTTTCATTTAATGATCCTTAATTTTAAAATTCCTTAGCCTTTGGGCGTTTAAGACCACACTCACAGAGCTTAAGCTCATCGCTAAACCCGCAATCGCTGGGCTTAGCATGATATTAGCCTTATAAAGAACCCCACAAGCTAATGGGATAAACACGCTATTATAGCAAAAAGCCCAAAACAAATTTTCTTTGATATTTTTAATGGTCGCCTGACTTAATTGGATCGCGCTATAAACCGATTTAATGTCATTGTTAAAGCTCACAATATCCGCTGCTTGCACGCTCACATCGCTCCCCTTAGCCATCACCAC
This region includes:
- the copP gene encoding copper-binding metallochaperone CopP produces the protein MKVTFQVPSITCNHCVDKIEKFVGEIEGVNLIDVSVEKKSVIVEFDAPATQDLIKEALLDAGQEVV
- a CDS encoding M14/M99 family metallopeptidase, with the protein product MKKIWLVVWGLCSLVFLNAIETIEKAPKNAEDRDKAPHLLLLAGIQGDEPGGFNATNLFLMHYSVLKGLVEVVPVLNKPSMLRNHRGLYGDMNRKFAVLDKNDPEYPTIQEIKSLIVKPTIDAILHLHDGGGYYRPNYIDAMLNPKRWGNCFIIDQDEVKGAKFPNLLTFANNTINSINAHLLHPIEKYHLKNTHTAQGDTEMQKALTFYAINHQKSAFANEASKELPLASRVFYHLQAIEGLLNQLNIPFERDFELNPSSVHALINDKSLWAKISSLPKIPLFNLRPKLNHFPLPHNTKIPQIPIESNAYIVGLVKNKQEVFLKYGNKLMTRLSPFYIEFDHSLEAVKMQIDNKDQMVKIGSVVEVKESFYIHALDNIRANVIGFSVSNESKPNETGYTIKFKDFQKRFSLDKQEKIYRIEFYKNDAFSGMILVKFV